The Planctomycetota bacterium genomic interval GGCTCGGAAGCGGCGCCCTCCGCGCCGCCCGCCTCGGGCCCGGCCTCAATCCGCACCGCCCGCCGGTCCCGAAGCCGCCCCAGGCGTCCCTGGAACTTCGGACGTCCCTCCACCGAAACGACGACCGCTCCTCCCTGCGGATGGCGCGTCGCCAGGAGGTCCCCGGGACGAAGATCCCGCAGGTCGCGCAGGCGGATCGAAGCGGCCGGAAGAGACACCTCGATCCGAAGCCCCGCCCCCGCCAGGCCTTCGGCCGGCCCTTCCGGCGACGCCGCGCGCGACGGCGATCCCCCCTTGGGCGCCCCGACCAGGCGCTCGAGCCGGCTCTGGATCGCCACGAAGGGGTAACCCACGTCCACGCAGCCCCGCCGATCCCCGATCACCACCTCGAGAACCACCCCGACCGCCGGTTCGTCCGCGTTCGGCAACGCCGCCAGCGCCGGGTCGCTCTCGCGCCGCAGCACCCGGAACTCGCCCGGCCCGGTCGGCGCCCAGGCTTCCTTCAGGAGATCCAGCGCCCGTCCCAGCACCGCCTCCATCACGTTCCATTCCAGAACCGACAGCGGCCGGTCCGGCGGAACCGCCCCCACCCGCGCGGACCCCAGAAGCCGCTCGATCATCGGCCAGGCCACCGACGGATTGACCTCGAAAAGAAACGCCCTTTCCTCCCCGCTCCAGGAGACGACCGAAAAGACCGTGGGACGCGGCAGGGACTGGACGAAATCGCGCAGAATCACCTGGTGAACCCCGGCCACCTTGACCTCGACCGGCGTTCGAAGGAGGGCGGCCAGCGCCGCCTGAAGGCTTCGCGCGTAGAGCTCGTGCAGCGCTTCCAGGGCCCGGATCTGCTCCCCGGACAGGCGCACCGGACGGCGGAAATCGTAGGGAACCGCGGTCGCCTCGGAAGGAAGCTCCCCCGCACCGCTGTCGATGGCGCTCAACAGCGCATCGACCTCGTGCTGGGACAGGATCTTGTCGGACTCGGGCACCTCCCCTCTCCTCCTTTCCGGGGGACGCCGATCAGTCGATCAACCGCTCCCCCTGAGCCACCTGCTTCCAGCCGCGAAGCACCGACTCGACGTACACCGGATCGTTCTCGAGCGCGCGCACCTCGTCCCGAAGCGCCTGGTTGGCCCGGCGCAGGGCTTCGATCCGGCGGGCCAGCTCCGCGCGTTCGCGCCTCAGACGGGACGTCTCCTGGCGCGCCCCCAGAGCCTGAAACGCAAGCCCCGCCATCAGGAGCCCGACCGCGATCCCCCACAGAGGCCCCCGGAGGCGTCCCCACGCCCCCGCCGACCTCTCTTTCCAAACCCTTGGCCCCAGCGTCATTATACGCCTCCGGTACCCTACTTGACGGAAAAACTGACCGGTGCTATCCTCAGACACGTTATCGACATGCTCTTCCTTTTTGCTAAATATGGAAGAAAGGAGCTCGTCGTCTTTTCGCTCCTCTGGGCGGCTCTCGGAACGGCGCTCTGGTTCGCCCACCCCGCCGCCGCCGCCGTCCCCGCCCTGGGCCTCCTTTTCACGTTGAACTTCTTCCGGGACCCCGAACGCGCCATCCCCCAGGAAGCCGACCTCCTCGTCTCCCCCGCCGACGGCACCGTCGTCGAAATCTCCGAGGTCCAGG includes:
- a CDS encoding septum formation initiator family protein, translating into MTLGPRVWKERSAGAWGRLRGPLWGIAVGLLMAGLAFQALGARQETSRLRRERAELARRIEALRRANQALRDEVRALENDPVYVESVLRGWKQVAQGERLID
- a CDS encoding FliM/FliN family flagellar motor switch protein: MPESDKILSQHEVDALLSAIDSGAGELPSEATAVPYDFRRPVRLSGEQIRALEALHELYARSLQAALAALLRTPVEVKVAGVHQVILRDFVQSLPRPTVFSVVSWSGEERAFLFEVNPSVAWPMIERLLGSARVGAVPPDRPLSVLEWNVMEAVLGRALDLLKEAWAPTGPGEFRVLRRESDPALAALPNADEPAVGVVLEVVIGDRRGCVDVGYPFVAIQSRLERLVGAPKGGSPSRAASPEGPAEGLAGAGLRIEVSLPAASIRLRDLRDLRPGDLLATRHPQGGAVVVSVEGRPKFQGRLGRLRDRRAVRIEAGPEAGGAEGAASEP